One window of Botrimarina mediterranea genomic DNA carries:
- a CDS encoding diacylglycerol/lipid kinase family protein yields the protein MDASPISKSTPIRLFLNPNARDGAVDRLRDAARRALGDQAEVIETTSSDDTTHEIHRVCDEGGVVVAAGGDGTVHGVINALMTAASPAVLGLAPMGTSNNFCRDLGLPLEVDEALAVLRDGVPTPVDLIRITIDDRVRYCATVATAGNADRVIDALEDQDKQSWGAWCYLRAALPVMTDLQSYEVEVAVDGGPVEMLPLWNLIVANGRYAGGGLDVASRARLDDGLLDLVLIGEGEGIDLASLASGFLLGDYLEHERVTFRQAQRIDIRAPGGLCFIADGEPLEGQAFRFEALPGALQVLVPRYSFRPINDDADRR from the coding sequence ATGGACGCTAGCCCGATTTCGAAGTCGACCCCGATCCGCCTGTTTCTCAACCCCAACGCCCGCGACGGCGCCGTTGATCGGTTGCGTGACGCCGCCCGCCGCGCGCTGGGCGATCAGGCTGAGGTGATCGAAACCACCTCCAGCGACGATACGACCCACGAGATCCACCGCGTCTGCGACGAGGGGGGCGTCGTCGTCGCCGCCGGTGGGGATGGGACCGTACACGGCGTCATCAACGCGTTGATGACCGCTGCGTCACCCGCGGTGCTCGGACTGGCGCCGATGGGGACCTCCAATAACTTCTGCCGCGACCTCGGGCTGCCGCTCGAGGTGGACGAAGCGCTCGCGGTATTGCGGGACGGCGTCCCTACCCCCGTTGATCTGATCCGCATCACGATTGATGACAGGGTGCGTTACTGTGCGACCGTCGCCACCGCCGGCAACGCCGACCGCGTCATCGACGCACTGGAAGATCAGGACAAGCAGAGCTGGGGGGCCTGGTGCTACCTCCGCGCCGCGCTGCCCGTGATGACCGACCTCCAGAGTTACGAGGTCGAGGTCGCGGTGGATGGCGGCCCCGTCGAGATGCTCCCGCTATGGAACCTGATTGTCGCCAATGGTCGCTACGCCGGCGGCGGGCTCGATGTGGCGTCGCGAGCGCGGCTCGACGACGGGCTGCTCGACCTGGTGCTCATCGGCGAGGGCGAGGGGATCGACTTGGCGTCGCTCGCCTCGGGCTTCTTGCTCGGCGATTACCTCGAGCACGAACGGGTCACTTTCCGTCAGGCCCAGCGAATCGACATCCGCGCACCCGGCGGGCTTTGTTTCATCGCCGACGGCGAGCCCCTCGAAGGCCAGGCGTTCCGCTTCGAAGCCCTGCCCGGCGCTTTGCAGGTACTGGTTCCGCGCTACTCATTCCGACCGATAAACGACGACGCCGACCGCCGCTAG